Proteins from one Mycobacterium sp. EPa45 genomic window:
- a CDS encoding NAD(P)H nitroreductase, translating into MSAQFPEPETIRAALSLAMRAPSVHNSQPWHWRVGSGCLHLYADYSRHLPNTDPDRRDMLVSCGAALHHCTVALAALGWQAKIARFPDPADPALLASMYLHPLAASELDITLAAAIARRRTDRRNYSSWPVPNGDIALMGARAARAGVMLRRLDLLPHLTDIVAQSVSKHAGDIDYLSELSAWSGRYGSLAGVPAHNTPAPDQHATLPARVFAGPALAQPSQTPATEDNAMLLALGTEFDDDVARLRAGEATSLVLLSATAMGLATCPVTEPLEISETRKAVQEDVFGTSGYPQMMVRVGWAAVNADPLPATPRRPLSEVVEWMADGDLAGDDGVRRTAATTPA; encoded by the coding sequence ATGAGCGCGCAGTTTCCCGAGCCCGAGACGATCCGGGCCGCATTGAGCCTGGCCATGCGGGCACCGTCGGTACACAATTCGCAGCCGTGGCACTGGCGGGTCGGATCGGGCTGCCTGCATCTGTACGCCGACTACAGCCGCCACCTGCCCAATACCGACCCCGACCGGCGCGACATGCTGGTCAGTTGCGGTGCGGCGCTGCACCACTGCACGGTCGCGCTGGCCGCGCTCGGTTGGCAGGCCAAGATCGCGCGGTTCCCGGATCCGGCGGACCCGGCTCTGCTGGCGTCGATGTATCTGCATCCCCTCGCCGCGAGCGAACTCGACATCACGCTGGCTGCCGCGATCGCCCGGCGCCGCACCGACCGGCGCAACTACAGCTCGTGGCCGGTACCCAACGGTGACATCGCTCTGATGGGCGCGCGGGCCGCGCGTGCCGGGGTGATGCTGCGCAGGCTGGACCTGCTACCGCATCTGACGGACATCGTCGCGCAGTCGGTGTCCAAGCACGCCGGGGATATCGATTACCTCAGTGAGCTCAGCGCCTGGAGCGGCCGGTACGGGTCGCTCGCCGGGGTGCCTGCGCACAACACACCGGCACCGGATCAGCACGCGACACTGCCGGCGCGCGTGTTCGCCGGCCCCGCGCTGGCCCAGCCGTCGCAGACGCCGGCCACCGAGGACAACGCCATGTTGCTCGCGTTGGGCACCGAGTTCGACGACGATGTGGCCCGGCTGCGCGCCGGGGAGGCGACCAGTCTCGTGCTGTTGTCGGCAACCGCGATGGGGTTGGCAACGTGCCCGGTCACCGAGCCACTCGAGATCAGCGAGACACGAAAAGCAGTGCAAGAAGACGTATTCGGAACATCCGGCTATCCGCAGATGATGGTGCGGGTCGGCTGGGCGGCGGTCAACGCCGACCCGTTGCCCGCCACTCCCCGGCGACCGCTGTCCGAGGTTGTCGAGTGGATGGCCGATGGTGACCTGGCCGGTGATGACGGAGTCAGGAGAACCGCAGCGACGACCCCGGCGTGA
- a CDS encoding SDR family NAD(P)-dependent oxidoreductase, whose product MSGVVVTGAASGIGRASAEALIADGRRVALWDIAPAVAEVADGLGMPHAVIDVCDGAALTAAVDAAATALGGIDGLVHAAGRVIPEPVGAFTEESWDAVLDVNLRAQAILSQLLLPHLQEAARAGAAPAIVGISSIEGLTANPFIPAYCASKAGLLGLTRSMAAQLGPEGIRVNAVCPGFIRTPMLQIALDVDEVRQGFEAAAPMGRLGNPEEVAAAVAFLMSPKASFITGSHLVVDGGVTSRHP is encoded by the coding sequence ATGAGTGGTGTCGTCGTCACCGGGGCCGCGTCGGGGATCGGCCGGGCATCTGCCGAGGCACTGATCGCCGACGGGCGCCGCGTCGCACTGTGGGACATCGCGCCGGCGGTCGCGGAGGTGGCCGACGGACTCGGCATGCCCCACGCCGTGATCGACGTCTGCGACGGCGCCGCGCTGACTGCGGCCGTGGACGCCGCCGCGACCGCACTCGGTGGAATCGACGGGCTGGTACACGCCGCCGGCCGGGTCATCCCCGAACCCGTAGGGGCCTTCACCGAAGAGTCGTGGGACGCGGTGCTCGACGTCAACCTGCGCGCTCAGGCGATCCTGTCGCAGCTTCTGCTCCCGCATCTGCAGGAGGCCGCTCGTGCCGGGGCCGCGCCCGCCATCGTCGGGATCTCCAGCATCGAGGGCCTGACCGCCAATCCGTTCATCCCGGCCTATTGCGCCTCCAAGGCCGGCCTGCTCGGACTGACCCGGTCGATGGCCGCCCAGCTGGGCCCGGAGGGAATCCGGGTCAACGCGGTGTGTCCCGGATTCATCCGCACCCCGATGTTGCAGATCGCGCTCGACGTCGACGAGGTCCGCCAGGGCTTTGAGGCGGCCGCGCCGATGGGCCGGCTGGGAAATCCGGAGGAGGTCGCGGCGGCAGTGGCGTTTCTGATGTCGCCGAAGGCGTCGTTCATCACCGGCTCGCACCTGGTCGTCGACGGTGGAGTGACCAGCAGGCATCCCTGA
- a CDS encoding nuclear transport factor 2 family protein has product MDLQRIGDELEIASVLHRYARAVDTHDWELLRSLFTDDAHLDYSSIGGPAAGRDEVCSWLQRSLTLMPMTQHFVTNIEADIDGDTATVRAMFYNPMLLPGASETSACGGYYHHVMVRTDSGWRSRQLREENLWFDNPPSPRRRAELTEEAQT; this is encoded by the coding sequence ATGGACCTGCAGCGCATCGGCGACGAACTCGAGATCGCCTCGGTGCTCCACCGCTACGCCCGGGCGGTCGACACCCATGACTGGGAGCTGCTGCGGTCACTGTTCACCGACGACGCCCACCTCGACTACAGCTCGATCGGGGGCCCGGCTGCCGGCCGGGACGAAGTGTGCTCCTGGCTGCAGCGGTCGCTCACGCTGATGCCGATGACCCAGCACTTCGTCACCAACATCGAAGCCGACATCGACGGCGACACCGCAACGGTACGGGCCATGTTCTACAACCCGATGCTGCTACCCGGCGCGAGTGAGACAAGCGCATGCGGTGGCTACTACCACCACGTTATGGTCCGCACCGACAGCGGATGGCGCAGCAGGCAGCTACGCGAGGAGAACCTCTGGTTCGACAATCCGCCGAGCCCGCGCAGGCGGGCGGAGTTGACCGAGGAGGCCCAGACATGA
- a CDS encoding bacterioferritin-associated ferredoxin → MFVCLCNGVTSQVVAEVVDAGATTTKQVAQACGAGAECGRCRRTVRAIIDAAGSAESKRHKGFLHKG, encoded by the coding sequence ATGTTCGTCTGCCTCTGCAACGGTGTCACCAGCCAGGTGGTGGCCGAGGTGGTCGATGCCGGCGCCACCACCACCAAACAGGTCGCCCAGGCGTGTGGGGCCGGTGCAGAATGCGGCCGCTGCCGTCGCACGGTCCGTGCCATCATCGATGCGGCCGGTTCAGCTGAATCCAAGCGGCACAAGGGATTTCTACACAAGGGGTGA
- a CDS encoding class I adenylate-forming enzyme family protein translates to MSVALLLEMAASDAERVGVVSDDQRFTVGELSTLADGGAGVIDSSGAASVVYVGLGGVMLPLLIFSSARAARAFTPLNYRLSGEALAELIERLPEPLIVFDAEYADVVAGLGIARIESQEFLAAAATAEPVAEFPDPDDVAVVLFTSGTTSRPKAVELSHNNLTSYVTGTVEFASAEPGDAALICVPPYHIAGVSAALSNLYAGRKMVYLRKFDPREWIRLASTEAVTSATVVPTMLDRIITELETNPTSLPSLRSLAYGGSKVALPLVRKALELLPEVGFVNAYGLTETSSTIAVLGPDDHREAHRAADESTRKRLGSVGQPVPGIEVQIRAEDGTVLGPEEVGELYVRGDQVSGRYAEIGSVLDPEGWFPTKDVAYLDADGYLFIGGRSDDTIIRGGENIAPAEVEDVLVEHPHVRDVAVVGVEDDEWGQIMVAVVVPVADITPDPEDLRAHVRTQLRGSRTPDRVVFRHELPTTPTGKVLRRQLADELKSPTAT, encoded by the coding sequence ATGAGCGTGGCACTGTTGTTGGAGATGGCGGCCTCCGACGCCGAGCGCGTCGGGGTGGTCAGCGACGACCAGCGGTTCACCGTTGGTGAGCTGAGCACGCTTGCCGACGGCGGGGCGGGCGTCATCGACTCCTCCGGAGCCGCCAGCGTGGTCTACGTCGGCCTCGGCGGTGTCATGTTGCCACTGCTCATCTTTTCCTCGGCGCGTGCTGCACGGGCCTTCACGCCGCTGAATTACCGGTTGTCGGGGGAGGCTCTTGCCGAACTGATCGAGCGGCTGCCCGAGCCGCTGATCGTCTTCGACGCCGAATACGCCGACGTGGTCGCCGGTTTGGGCATAGCCCGGATCGAGTCGCAGGAATTCCTGGCCGCCGCCGCGACCGCCGAACCGGTCGCCGAATTCCCCGACCCCGACGATGTGGCGGTGGTGCTGTTCACCTCCGGCACCACGTCGCGGCCCAAAGCAGTTGAGCTGTCTCACAACAACCTCACCAGCTACGTGACCGGCACGGTCGAGTTCGCCTCGGCTGAGCCTGGCGACGCTGCGTTGATCTGCGTGCCGCCGTACCACATCGCCGGCGTCAGCGCGGCGTTGTCGAATCTGTACGCCGGCCGAAAGATGGTGTACCTGCGCAAGTTCGATCCACGCGAATGGATCCGGTTGGCTTCCACCGAAGCCGTCACCAGCGCGACCGTGGTGCCGACCATGCTCGATCGCATCATCACCGAGCTGGAGACCAATCCCACGTCGCTGCCGTCGCTGCGGTCCCTGGCCTACGGCGGCTCGAAAGTCGCGCTGCCGCTGGTGCGGAAGGCGCTCGAGCTGCTGCCCGAGGTGGGCTTCGTCAACGCCTATGGGCTGACCGAAACCAGCTCGACCATCGCCGTTCTCGGACCCGACGACCATCGCGAAGCGCACCGGGCCGCCGACGAGTCAACCCGCAAGCGGCTCGGCTCGGTCGGGCAGCCGGTGCCGGGGATCGAGGTACAGATCCGCGCCGAGGACGGAACGGTTCTGGGTCCCGAAGAGGTCGGTGAACTCTACGTCCGCGGTGATCAGGTGTCGGGCCGCTACGCCGAGATCGGCTCGGTGCTCGACCCCGAAGGCTGGTTCCCCACCAAGGACGTCGCCTACCTGGACGCCGACGGATATCTGTTCATCGGGGGACGATCGGACGACACCATCATCCGCGGCGGGGAGAACATCGCCCCGGCCGAGGTAGAGGACGTCCTCGTCGAACACCCGCACGTGCGCGACGTCGCCGTCGTCGGCGTCGAGGACGACGAGTGGGGCCAGATCATGGTCGCCGTCGTCGTACCCGTCGCCGATATCACCCCGGACCCGGAGGACCTGCGCGCCCACGTGCGCACCCAACTGCGTGGTTCGCGCACCCCGGACCGGGTGGTGTTCCGCCACGAACTGCCCACCACGCCGACCGGCAAGGTGCTGCGCCGCCAGTTGGCCGACGAGCTCAAGTCGCCGACTGCAACATGA
- a CDS encoding FadD3 family acyl-CoA ligase, whose protein sequence is MGRSRPIEPEWQTIPEMVLSAADRFGDSEAVVDGPLRLSFTEVAHRVRCAAGAFARLGVEKGDRVAIWAPNSAHWMIAAFGVLTAGGIVVPVSTRYKQAEAADIITRSGAKAVLIEKGFLGQDFTVPAGVPAIDLKSGFLDGGEPFQREISGTDIADIIYTSGTTGRPKGVMMNHLQNLRMYAEWCDLADLRRGDRYLIVNPFFHTFGYKAGCIATFIRGATMLPVPVFEVDRVVELIEAEKITMLPGPPTLYHSLLAVPDKSKLATLRAGVTGAADIPVELVRRVHEELPFRTLATGYGLTEAGTATLSRPGDSFEDVATTAGLPCDGVEVRIADDGEVLVRGYSVMQGYFDDPAGTAEVIDVDGWLHTGDLGSFTSAGRLKIVGRKKDMFIVGGFNAYPAEIEGFLMEHPAVAQAAVIGVPDERLGQVGKAFVVLKADSALTADDLIGWSKDRMAGFKVPRVVVFVDALPLNATGKVMKDQLR, encoded by the coding sequence ATGGGGAGGAGCCGGCCAATCGAGCCTGAGTGGCAGACCATCCCCGAGATGGTCTTGAGCGCGGCGGACCGATTCGGCGACTCTGAAGCAGTCGTCGACGGTCCGCTGCGTCTCAGTTTCACCGAGGTAGCTCACCGGGTGCGTTGTGCCGCAGGCGCATTCGCCAGGCTGGGGGTCGAAAAGGGCGACCGGGTCGCGATCTGGGCGCCCAACTCCGCCCACTGGATGATCGCGGCCTTCGGAGTGCTCACCGCCGGCGGCATCGTCGTCCCGGTCAGCACGCGCTACAAGCAGGCCGAGGCCGCGGACATCATCACCCGCAGCGGCGCCAAGGCCGTGCTGATCGAGAAGGGCTTCCTCGGACAGGACTTCACCGTCCCCGCGGGCGTACCGGCGATCGACCTGAAGTCCGGCTTCCTCGACGGCGGCGAGCCGTTCCAGCGGGAGATCAGCGGAACCGACATCGCCGACATCATCTATACCTCGGGCACCACCGGACGCCCCAAAGGCGTGATGATGAACCATCTGCAGAACCTGCGAATGTACGCCGAATGGTGCGACCTCGCCGACCTGCGCCGCGGTGACCGCTACCTGATCGTCAATCCGTTCTTCCACACCTTCGGCTATAAGGCCGGCTGCATCGCCACCTTCATCCGCGGCGCCACGATGCTGCCAGTCCCGGTGTTCGAGGTCGACCGTGTTGTCGAGCTGATCGAGGCCGAGAAGATCACGATGCTGCCCGGGCCGCCGACGCTGTATCACTCGCTGCTCGCCGTGCCGGACAAGAGCAAGCTCGCCACGCTGCGTGCCGGGGTGACCGGCGCCGCCGACATCCCCGTCGAGCTCGTCCGCCGGGTGCATGAGGAGCTGCCCTTCCGGACCCTGGCCACCGGCTACGGCCTGACCGAGGCCGGCACCGCGACGTTGTCGCGCCCGGGGGATTCGTTCGAGGACGTCGCCACCACGGCGGGCCTGCCATGCGACGGCGTCGAGGTGCGCATCGCTGACGACGGCGAGGTGCTGGTGCGCGGCTACAGCGTCATGCAGGGCTACTTCGACGACCCGGCCGGCACGGCCGAGGTGATCGATGTTGATGGCTGGCTGCACACCGGTGATCTGGGCAGTTTCACCTCCGCGGGGCGCCTGAAGATCGTGGGGCGCAAGAAGGACATGTTCATTGTCGGCGGATTCAACGCCTACCCGGCCGAGATCGAGGGATTCCTCATGGAACACCCCGCCGTCGCACAGGCGGCGGTGATCGGTGTGCCGGACGAGCGACTAGGCCAGGTGGGTAAGGCGTTCGTCGTCCTCAAGGCCGACAGTGCGCTGACGGCCGACGACCTGATCGGGTGGAGCAAGGATCGGATGGCCGGATTCAAGGTGCCCCGTGTGGTCGTCTTCGTTGATGCGTTACCGCTCAATGCGACGGGCAAGGTGATGAAGGACCAATTGCGCTGA
- a CDS encoding amidohydrolase family protein, whose translation MGQLSHRVDVPFPIFDADNHLYEPPEALTKFLPKEYKDYVQYVQVNGRTKIALRGQISNYIPNPTFEVVARPGAWEEYFKYGNPDGKTKRELFGEPMRAIPAFFEPAPRLEVMNELGLDKTLMFPTLASLLEERLSDDPVAIHVLVHALNEWLDDVWGFNYQNRIFTTPVITLPIVEKAIEELEWVVKRGARCILIRPAPVPGFRGPRSFALPEFDPFWERVVEYDLLVGMHSSDSGYSRYTSEWDGAAAEMLPFQTNAMGILNEWRPIQDSVGSWVIHGALYRHPKLKVAIVEAGSKWMTPLLDGLAEVFRKAPEAFPSDPVEMVKSRIHVSPFFEDGIDDLVNLVGVDQVLYGSDWPHPEGLAEPTYYIEALQHLNADDQAKIMGGNLSRLVTV comes from the coding sequence ATGGGGCAACTTTCGCACCGGGTGGACGTCCCGTTTCCGATCTTTGACGCGGACAACCATCTCTACGAGCCGCCGGAAGCGCTGACCAAGTTCCTACCCAAGGAATACAAGGATTACGTCCAGTACGTGCAGGTCAACGGCCGCACGAAGATCGCGCTGCGCGGTCAGATCAGTAACTACATTCCCAACCCGACCTTCGAGGTCGTCGCCCGCCCGGGCGCTTGGGAGGAGTACTTCAAGTACGGCAACCCGGACGGCAAGACCAAGCGTGAGCTGTTCGGTGAGCCGATGCGCGCCATCCCGGCGTTCTTCGAGCCCGCTCCGCGCCTCGAGGTGATGAACGAGCTCGGCCTGGACAAGACGCTGATGTTCCCGACGCTGGCCAGCCTCCTCGAGGAGCGGCTGTCGGACGACCCGGTGGCCATCCACGTGCTGGTCCATGCGCTCAACGAGTGGCTCGATGACGTCTGGGGCTTCAATTACCAGAACCGCATCTTCACCACACCGGTGATCACGCTGCCGATCGTCGAGAAGGCGATCGAGGAACTGGAGTGGGTGGTCAAGCGTGGCGCCCGCTGCATCCTGATCCGGCCCGCGCCGGTACCCGGGTTCCGTGGCCCGCGCTCGTTCGCGCTACCCGAGTTCGACCCGTTCTGGGAGCGCGTCGTCGAGTACGACCTGCTCGTCGGCATGCACTCCAGTGACAGCGGCTACTCGCGGTACACCTCCGAGTGGGACGGTGCCGCCGCAGAGATGCTGCCGTTCCAGACGAATGCGATGGGGATCCTCAACGAGTGGCGTCCGATCCAGGACTCGGTGGGATCGTGGGTGATTCACGGTGCGCTGTACCGCCACCCGAAGCTGAAGGTCGCGATCGTCGAGGCCGGTTCGAAGTGGATGACCCCGCTGCTGGACGGCCTGGCCGAGGTCTTCCGCAAGGCCCCGGAGGCCTTCCCGAGTGACCCGGTGGAGATGGTGAAGAGCCGTATCCACGTCAGCCCGTTCTTCGAGGACGGCATCGACGATCTGGTCAACCTCGTCGGTGTGGATCAGGTGCTCTACGGGTCGGACTGGCCGCACCCCGAGGGGTTGGCGGAGCCGACCTACTACATCGAGGCGCTCCAGCACCTGAACGCCGATGATCAGGCAAAGATCATGGGCGGCAACCTGTCTCGCCTCGTCACGGTGTGA